From Streptomyces yatensis, one genomic window encodes:
- a CDS encoding PucR family transcriptional regulator — MRQPRIPDDFLGGYERMLTDVAATGRLLLRPELDELRDLGERAAEAGFGLRQLIGLYLAETRRLWGSLPGAVRASGASASARTADALLGAMDTAVAALGEGHERAQRLAVRQEEAARREFVDDLLYGRSDLGRLAERAERFGLRLARSHAVAVAEGEERYDDVHPVVRRVERELIARFGEHDVLLSTKDGRLVCVAASGERERAILDAFVSWVHDPGSGYVGAGRVAVGREHPGAGGVVSSYEEALSALELADRLELPGPVLRAADLLVFPVLLRDRAAMTDLVRTVLGPLTRARGGAGPLLETLTACAGAGYVNAEAARRLNIGVRTLSYRLERIRALTGYDPGDALQRFTLETAAMGARLLGWPGSPL, encoded by the coding sequence ATGAGACAGCCCCGGATACCTGATGACTTCCTCGGCGGGTACGAGCGGATGCTCACCGACGTCGCCGCGACCGGCCGACTGCTGCTCCGCCCCGAGCTGGACGAACTGCGAGATCTGGGGGAGCGGGCGGCCGAGGCGGGATTCGGCCTCCGGCAGCTGATCGGGCTGTACCTGGCAGAGACCCGTAGGCTGTGGGGTTCGCTGCCCGGTGCGGTCCGGGCGTCCGGCGCGTCGGCGTCGGCCCGTACCGCCGACGCGCTGCTCGGCGCCATGGACACCGCCGTCGCCGCTCTTGGCGAGGGGCATGAGCGAGCGCAGCGCCTGGCGGTGCGGCAGGAGGAGGCGGCGCGGCGGGAGTTCGTGGACGACCTGCTCTACGGGCGCAGCGACTTGGGCCGGTTGGCCGAGCGGGCGGAACGGTTCGGGCTGCGGCTGGCGCGGAGCCACGCGGTGGCGGTCGCCGAAGGGGAAGAGCGGTATGACGATGTGCATCCGGTGGTACGGCGTGTCGAGCGCGAGCTGATCGCCCGGTTCGGTGAGCACGATGTGCTGCTGTCCACGAAGGACGGGCGGCTGGTGTGCGTCGCGGCCAGCGGTGAGCGTGAGCGCGCGATCCTGGATGCCTTCGTGAGCTGGGTGCACGATCCCGGCAGTGGGTACGTGGGAGCGGGGCGCGTGGCCGTCGGCCGTGAGCACCCGGGGGCCGGTGGCGTGGTGAGCAGTTACGAGGAGGCCCTGAGCGCCTTGGAGCTCGCCGACCGTCTGGAGCTGCCCGGCCCTGTTCTGCGCGCCGCCGACCTGCTGGTCTTTCCGGTGCTCCTGCGCGACCGGGCCGCCATGACCGACCTGGTGCGCACGGTGCTCGGCCCGCTCACGCGGGCCCGGGGCGGGGCCGGGCCGCTTCTGGAGACGCTCACCGCGTGCGCGGGCGCGGGGTACGTCAACGCCGAGGCGGCGCGGCGACTGAACATCGGCGTCCGCACACTCTCCTACCGGCTGGAGCGCATCAGGGCCCTGACGGGCTACGACCCGGGCGACGCGTTGCAGCGCTTCACCTTGGAGACGGCTGCCATGGGGGCGCGGCTGCTGGGCTGGCCGGGGAGCCCGTTGTAG
- a CDS encoding DUF1707 SHOCT-like domain-containing protein, giving the protein MTSLPEDPPLLVGEDDRDAAVRRVQEAYAEGHIAHEDMDERLQRVLTAKTRGDLAAALASLPEENAGTTSTIAAAGGRIKRRGAWHVPRVLKVASAFGRVRLDLSRAVIEHPVVDIELQLGTGRAKITVPRDAIVDLEGLHTGWKDTRYTPRRDSGPGGPRIRISGAMGFGRLTIRHARRSPR; this is encoded by the coding sequence GTGACTTCTCTGCCGGAAGACCCGCCGTTACTGGTCGGCGAAGACGACCGCGACGCGGCCGTGCGGCGCGTGCAGGAGGCGTACGCCGAAGGGCACATCGCGCACGAGGACATGGACGAGCGCCTCCAGCGGGTGCTCACCGCCAAGACCCGCGGCGACCTCGCGGCGGCTCTGGCCTCGCTCCCGGAGGAGAACGCGGGCACGACGTCCACGATTGCCGCCGCCGGCGGGCGGATCAAGCGGCGCGGCGCCTGGCACGTGCCCCGGGTCCTGAAGGTCGCGTCCGCATTCGGCAGGGTGCGTCTGGACCTGTCCCGGGCGGTCATCGAGCATCCGGTCGTGGACATCGAGCTGCAACTCGGCACCGGCAGGGCCAAGATCACGGTGCCGCGGGACGCGATCGTCGATCTCGAGGGGCTGCACACCGGGTGGAAGGACACGCGCTACACGCCCCGGCGGGACTCCGGCCCCGGCGGGCCGAGGATCCGGATCTCCGGGGCCATGGGGTTCGGACGGTTGACGATCCGCCACGCGCGCCGTTCGCCCCGGTGA
- a CDS encoding helix-turn-helix domain-containing protein encodes MPGGRLTQKDRQQIALGLADNLPYAEIARRLERPTSTVTREVMRNGGPTGYRADLAHRATERRAHRRKPASSRGAEPAALPHGRDPEAVAEYEERFTTVLMQSGLSNKMMARVMVCLLTTDSGSMTAAELVQRLQVSPASISKSIAFLESQSLVRRERDERRRERYVIDDNLWYQSMAASVRALTQQVEISRQGVGILGPGTPAAVRLENVARFLDFVAESLARATEQARDILHMNPEPDAEPNAEPTTQESPAAASPDHG; translated from the coding sequence ATGCCGGGCGGCAGGCTCACCCAGAAGGACCGTCAGCAGATCGCGCTGGGGCTGGCCGACAACCTCCCCTACGCCGAGATCGCCCGCCGTCTGGAGCGGCCGACCTCGACGGTCACGCGTGAGGTGATGCGCAACGGCGGCCCCACCGGGTACCGCGCGGACCTGGCCCACCGCGCCACCGAACGCCGCGCCCACCGGCGCAAGCCCGCCTCGTCCCGGGGGGCGGAGCCGGCCGCCCTGCCGCATGGCCGCGACCCCGAGGCCGTGGCCGAGTACGAAGAGCGGTTCACCACCGTCTTGATGCAATCGGGCCTGTCCAACAAGATGATGGCGCGGGTGATGGTCTGCCTCCTCACCACCGACTCCGGCAGCATGACCGCCGCTGAACTGGTCCAGCGCCTTCAGGTCAGCCCGGCGTCCATCTCCAAGTCGATCGCCTTCCTGGAGAGCCAGTCCCTCGTCCGCAGGGAGCGCGACGAACGCCGCCGGGAGCGGTACGTCATCGACGACAACCTCTGGTACCAGTCGATGGCCGCCAGCGTCCGCGCCCTCACCCAGCAGGTCGAGATCTCACGCCAGGGCGTCGGCATCCTCGGCCCCGGCACCCCGGCCGCCGTCCGCCTGGAAAACGTCGCGCGCTTCCTCGACTTTGTCGCCGAAAGCCTCGCCCGTGCCACGGAACAGGCCCGCGACATCCTCCACATGAACCCGGAACCGGACGCGGAACCGAACGCCGAACCGACGACCCAGGAAAGCCCTGCCGCAGCAAGCCCGGACCACGGCTAG
- a CDS encoding CBS domain-containing protein has protein sequence MRARDLAMAYESVRVDDDALEAARLMAEHQLPGLLVLDREGEPKAILPASQVIKALVPAYVIEDPALAAVIDEKHADRLCEGLRGRRVGDLLSDKAARPPIADPDDTALEVAALMAQARSPLVAVARRDKAGLRLLGVITASQLLHRLLGHAEPYE, from the coding sequence ATGCGCGCACGTGATCTGGCGATGGCATACGAGTCGGTCCGCGTCGATGATGACGCGCTGGAGGCGGCTCGCCTCATGGCCGAGCACCAACTGCCCGGGCTACTGGTCCTGGACCGCGAGGGGGAGCCGAAGGCCATCCTGCCCGCCTCCCAGGTGATCAAGGCGCTCGTCCCGGCCTACGTGATCGAGGACCCGGCACTTGCGGCCGTCATCGACGAGAAACACGCCGACCGGCTGTGCGAGGGGCTGCGTGGCCGCCGGGTCGGCGACCTGCTGTCCGACAAGGCGGCCCGGCCGCCGATCGCCGATCCCGACGACACCGCGCTGGAGGTGGCCGCGCTGATGGCGCAGGCGCGCAGCCCGCTGGTGGCGGTGGCGAGGCGGGACAAGGCGGGACTGCGTCTGCTCGGGGTGATCACCGCCTCGCAGCTCCTCCACCGACTCCTCGGACATGCGGAGCCCTATGAGTGA
- a CDS encoding DUF4097 family beta strand repeat-containing protein, whose translation MPKFETPAPIAAVLDIPAGRVQIIAADRTDTAVEVRPTNASKSRDVLAAEQTTVGYADGALRIAAPVKNQYLGPSGSIEVTVQLPAGSRVEAKAASTEFRAVGRLGDIAFDGAYRQIKIDEAGSVRLTAVDGDVEVGRLNGPAEISTARGDIRIAEAVRGKVVLSTQQGDISVTAAAGVSASLDAGTSYGRVSNRLKNAGAAELEIHATTNQGDIAARSH comes from the coding sequence ATGCCGAAGTTCGAGACCCCCGCCCCGATCGCCGCCGTCCTGGACATCCCCGCGGGGCGGGTCCAGATCATCGCCGCCGATCGCACCGACACCGCGGTCGAGGTCCGGCCCACCAACGCCTCGAAGAGCCGCGATGTGCTGGCCGCGGAGCAGACCACCGTCGGGTACGCCGACGGAGCGCTGCGGATCGCGGCCCCGGTGAAGAACCAGTACCTCGGCCCCTCCGGATCCATCGAGGTGACCGTCCAACTGCCCGCCGGTTCCCGGGTCGAGGCGAAGGCGGCGAGCACCGAATTCCGGGCCGTCGGCCGCCTCGGCGACATCGCCTTCGACGGCGCGTACCGCCAGATCAAGATCGATGAGGCCGGGAGTGTCCGCCTCACCGCGGTCGACGGCGACGTCGAGGTCGGCAGGCTCAACGGGCCCGCGGAGATCAGCACCGCGAGGGGGGACATCCGGATCGCCGAGGCCGTGCGCGGCAAGGTCGTGCTGAGCACCCAGCAGGGCGACATCTCGGTCACCGCCGCCGCCGGCGTCTCTGCCTCCCTGGACGCCGGTACCTCCTACGGCCGCGTCAGCAACCGCCTCAAGAACGCGGGCGCCGCCGAGCTCGAGATCCATGCGACCACCAACCAGGGCGACATCGCCGCCCGCAGCCACTGA
- a CDS encoding DUF4232 domain-containing protein, protein MLISRPRVRMFAGASLLVTAAMFATACQSDETSSGSNDSSASAKATTGASADAAGDKDTAADSSAKSPGAKDKGAQDGSGADTGNGERGKVGQVCGANDISWSTREESQAGGYILVMAKAKAGITCVLPSALPTVAFGSDGTEAGPAEQSVGPAITLSGGTTAYAGVNPKTTNDNNGKELDSIIVAVGNEDANPVSLPVDTITVDKPVVTNWHTSPADAVPFGGGTDQ, encoded by the coding sequence ATGCTTATCAGCCGCCCCCGGGTCCGTATGTTCGCCGGTGCCAGCCTGCTGGTGACGGCAGCGATGTTCGCCACCGCCTGCCAGTCGGACGAGACGAGCAGCGGGTCGAATGACTCGTCCGCCTCCGCCAAGGCCACGACCGGGGCCTCGGCCGATGCCGCGGGCGACAAGGACACCGCCGCCGACTCGTCGGCCAAGTCCCCCGGTGCGAAGGACAAGGGAGCCCAGGACGGCTCCGGTGCCGACACCGGCAACGGCGAGCGCGGCAAGGTCGGGCAGGTGTGCGGGGCCAACGACATTTCCTGGAGCACCCGGGAGGAGTCGCAGGCCGGCGGCTACATCCTGGTCATGGCGAAGGCCAAGGCGGGGATCACCTGTGTGCTGCCCTCCGCGCTGCCCACGGTGGCCTTCGGGTCGGACGGCACCGAGGCGGGTCCCGCGGAGCAGTCCGTCGGGCCCGCGATCACGCTGAGCGGGGGAACCACCGCCTATGCCGGGGTGAACCCGAAGACCACCAACGACAACAACGGCAAGGAACTGGACAGCATCATCGTCGCAGTCGGCAATGAGGACGCCAACCCGGTCTCCCTGCCGGTCGACACCATCACCGTCGACAAGCCCGTCGTCACCAACTGGCACACCTCCCCGGCGGACGCCGTCCCCTTCGGCGGCGGAACGGACCAGTAA
- a CDS encoding DUF1707 SHOCT-like domain-containing protein: MSGEITPAGKHSAPGSSPELRASHADRDRVADVLRVAAGDGLLTADELDERLEVALSARTLNELATLTADLPPVPAAVGGMAVAEAKDVVRIEQVHSGPIERAGRWVVPRRLELAVTYCKVTLDFTDAVITHNTLRIDVGMTGKTLKLITRPGIVVDTDELGLVHSRVKHRQTRANPDTPVALRVELVGLKAHGRVVVRPPRRTFMQWLLRRPPSFRDSPAL, encoded by the coding sequence ATGTCGGGAGAGATCACGCCCGCCGGGAAGCACTCCGCCCCCGGCTCATCGCCCGAGCTGCGGGCCTCTCACGCGGACCGGGACCGGGTGGCGGATGTGCTGCGCGTCGCGGCGGGGGACGGCCTGCTGACCGCGGACGAGTTGGACGAACGCCTGGAAGTCGCCCTGTCGGCGCGGACCCTGAACGAACTGGCCACGCTCACCGCCGACCTGCCGCCCGTACCGGCTGCGGTCGGCGGCATGGCGGTGGCTGAGGCCAAGGACGTAGTCCGGATCGAACAGGTCCACAGCGGCCCGATCGAGCGCGCGGGGCGCTGGGTGGTGCCGCGGAGGCTGGAGCTCGCGGTGACGTACTGCAAGGTGACGCTCGACTTCACGGACGCGGTGATCACCCACAACACCTTGCGGATCGACGTGGGCATGACGGGCAAGACCCTGAAGCTGATCACGAGGCCGGGCATCGTGGTCGACACCGATGAGCTGGGGCTGGTGCACAGCAGGGTCAAGCACCGCCAGACTCGGGCGAATCCGGATACGCCGGTCGCCCTGCGCGTGGAGTTGGTCGGCCTGAAGGCCCACGGCCGCGTGGTGGTACGCCCCCCGCGCCGGACATTCATGCAGTGGCTGCTGCGCAGGCCCCCGTCCTTCCGGGATTCGCCGGCTCTGTGA
- a CDS encoding DUF4142 domain-containing protein, with the protein MTAHARSASGRSRNLTIAGVLLLALAVVAGAIVWATRGDANATENSSSNFPSAKPAAPGDVVTTAGPVSKLDMEFLAKVRQANLWEAPAGRLAQTHATSEAVKRAGMHVMDGHSKLDEFVRNTAEALNVPLPDEASAEQQGFVRTLEDAQGADFDKKFANILRGTHGKIFVTIAQVRASTKNSLMRRFASEVNLTVLDHQNVLDDSGLVDEATYDDIAATF; encoded by the coding sequence ATGACCGCGCACGCCCGGTCGGCATCCGGCCGCTCACGCAACCTCACCATCGCGGGCGTCCTGCTCCTCGCCCTGGCCGTCGTGGCCGGAGCGATCGTGTGGGCCACCCGGGGCGACGCCAACGCCACGGAGAACTCCTCGTCGAACTTCCCCAGCGCCAAGCCGGCCGCGCCGGGTGATGTGGTCACCACGGCCGGGCCGGTGAGCAAGCTGGACATGGAGTTCCTGGCGAAGGTGCGGCAGGCCAACCTGTGGGAGGCCCCGGCCGGGCGGCTCGCCCAGACCCACGCCACCAGCGAGGCCGTCAAACGGGCCGGGATGCACGTCATGGACGGACACTCCAAGCTGGACGAGTTCGTCCGCAACACCGCCGAAGCGCTCAACGTCCCCCTGCCGGACGAGGCCAGCGCCGAGCAGCAGGGCTTCGTCCGCACCCTGGAGGACGCCCAGGGCGCCGACTTCGACAAGAAGTTCGCCAACATCCTCCGCGGCACCCACGGCAAGATCTTCGTCACGATCGCCCAGGTCCGCGCCAGCACCAAGAACTCCCTGATGCGCCGCTTCGCCTCCGAGGTCAACCTCACCGTCCTCGACCACCAGAACGTCCTGGACGACTCCGGCCTGGTCGACGAGGCCACCTACGACGACATCGCCGCCACCTTCTGA
- a CDS encoding SLC13 family permease: protein MSDWHSWAAIAVFVVAYAAIISEHVHRTAAALAGAAVMLTIGATDDKAAFFDERSGIDWNVIFLLLGMMAIVGVLRQTGLFEYLAIWAVKRAHGKPFRVLTMLIVITASASALLDNVTTVLLVAPVTLLVCERLALPAAPFLIAEVMASNIGGTATLVGDPPNIIIASRGGLTFNDFLVHLAPIAVVLTAVLVVLCRVMFRKALVYDEERAAEVMALEEREAIRDHRLLYQGLGVLALVVFGFVAHPVLHYAPSVVALLGAGLLVAVSTVETGEALKEVEWPTLAFFAGLFIMVGSLIETGVIGEISRALADATGGSELGAVMLLLFGSAVLSGIVDNIPYVATMAPITADLAHGFGGGDGVHVLWWALALGADLGGNATAIGASANVVVLGIAERNRQPISFWQFTRYGLIVTAVTVALSAGYLWLRYFALS, encoded by the coding sequence ATGAGTGACTGGCACAGCTGGGCGGCGATCGCCGTCTTCGTCGTCGCCTACGCGGCGATCATCAGTGAACATGTCCACCGGACGGCCGCCGCCCTGGCCGGGGCGGCCGTCATGCTCACGATCGGTGCCACCGACGACAAGGCCGCCTTCTTCGACGAACGTTCCGGAATCGACTGGAACGTCATCTTCCTGCTGCTGGGGATGATGGCGATCGTCGGAGTCCTGCGGCAGACGGGCCTGTTCGAGTATCTGGCGATCTGGGCGGTCAAACGCGCCCACGGCAAGCCGTTCCGCGTGCTGACCATGCTGATAGTCATCACCGCGTCCGCCTCCGCGCTGCTGGACAACGTCACCACGGTCCTGCTGGTCGCCCCGGTCACCCTGCTGGTGTGCGAACGTCTCGCGCTGCCGGCGGCGCCCTTCCTGATCGCGGAGGTGATGGCGTCCAATATCGGCGGCACCGCCACGCTCGTCGGTGACCCGCCGAACATCATCATCGCCAGCCGGGGCGGGCTGACCTTCAACGACTTCCTCGTCCATCTGGCCCCGATCGCCGTGGTCCTGACCGCCGTACTGGTGGTGCTGTGCCGGGTGATGTTCCGCAAGGCGCTGGTGTACGACGAGGAGCGGGCCGCCGAGGTGATGGCGCTGGAGGAACGGGAGGCCATCCGCGACCACCGGCTGCTGTACCAGGGTCTGGGCGTCCTGGCCCTGGTCGTCTTCGGGTTCGTGGCGCATCCCGTGCTGCACTACGCGCCGAGCGTGGTGGCCCTGCTCGGTGCCGGATTGCTCGTCGCCGTCTCGACGGTGGAGACGGGTGAGGCGCTGAAGGAGGTGGAGTGGCCGACGCTGGCGTTCTTCGCCGGGCTGTTCATCATGGTCGGGTCGCTCATCGAGACCGGTGTCATCGGGGAGATCTCCCGCGCACTGGCTGACGCCACCGGCGGCAGCGAACTTGGCGCGGTCATGCTCCTGTTGTTCGGCTCGGCAGTGCTGTCGGGGATAGTCGACAATATTCCGTACGTCGCGACCATGGCCCCCATCACCGCCGACCTGGCCCACGGGTTCGGCGGCGGCGACGGTGTCCATGTGCTGTGGTGGGCGCTGGCACTCGGCGCCGACCTGGGCGGCAATGCCACGGCCATCGGCGCCTCCGCCAACGTGGTCGTCCTGGGCATCGCCGAACGCAACCGCCAGCCCATCTCCTTCTGGCAGTTCACCCGGTACGGCCTGATCGTCACCGCCGTGACGGTGGCCCTGTCCGCCGGATATCTGTGGCTGCGGTACTTCGCCTTGAGCTGA
- a CDS encoding ABC transporter permease — MSALSLAVRDSATMLRRNLLHARRYPSLTLNLLLTPVMLLLLFVYLFGDTMSAGIAGSGADRSDYIAYVVPGILLMTIGSTVIGAAVSVATDMSEGIVARFRTMAIHRGSVLIGHVIGSVLQSLASVVLVGTIAVAIGFRSTDATALEWLAAFGLLVLFALALTWIAVGMGMASPNAEAASNSAMPLILLPLISSAFIPIDSIPGWFQPIAEYQPFTPAIETLRGLLLGTEIGHDGWLALAWSIGLTALGYRWSTASFRRDPK, encoded by the coding sequence ATGAGCGCCCTCTCCCTTGCCGTCCGCGACTCGGCCACGATGCTGCGCCGCAACCTGCTGCACGCCCGCCGCTACCCGTCGCTGACGCTGAACCTGCTGCTCACACCGGTCATGCTGCTTCTGCTCTTCGTCTACCTCTTCGGCGACACGATGAGCGCGGGCATCGCCGGCAGCGGCGCCGACCGCTCCGACTACATCGCCTATGTCGTCCCCGGCATCCTGCTGATGACCATCGGTTCCACTGTCATCGGGGCCGCGGTGTCCGTCGCCACCGATATGTCCGAGGGGATCGTGGCCCGCTTCCGCACCATGGCCATCCACCGCGGATCCGTGCTCATCGGGCATGTGATCGGCAGCGTGCTGCAGTCCCTCGCCAGCGTGGTCCTCGTCGGCACCATCGCCGTGGCCATCGGCTTCCGCTCCACGGACGCCACCGCCCTGGAGTGGCTCGCCGCGTTCGGACTGCTGGTGCTCTTCGCCCTGGCCCTCACCTGGATCGCGGTCGGCATGGGCATGGCCAGCCCGAACGCCGAAGCCGCCAGCAACAGCGCGATGCCGCTGATCCTGCTGCCGCTGATCTCCAGCGCCTTCATCCCGATCGACTCGATCCCGGGCTGGTTCCAGCCCATCGCCGAGTACCAGCCGTTCACCCCGGCCATCGAGACCCTGCGCGGTCTGCTGCTCGGCACCGAAATCGGCCACGACGGATGGCTCGCCCTCGCCTGGTCCATCGGCCTGACCGCGCTCGGCTACCGCTGGTCGACGGCGTCGTTCAGGCGCGACCCGAAGTAA
- a CDS encoding FG-GAP repeat domain-containing protein — protein MPRKRSRLIAAPIAAVALTLTIAGYQASAAGSSPSGGADRSGKVGEATGPCLADATTLIGDLDGDGHPDKISNPGRTGTKMTIQWGAADGSFGGKQAVSALLGAKKGEVATAAVADFRNDGTLDMVVNIVEPADGDDASTARVAEYRPGPLARTDLGSADARHSDIGDQGEAQQLRIADYGDDPYPDLAILNNPGDGQLDRDVRLSTAGSGPGDYDYATQRKYGEFGSTAEPPAMPGDGWKHFYTSCA, from the coding sequence ATGCCTCGCAAACGGTCACGTCTGATCGCCGCACCGATCGCGGCTGTCGCTCTGACCCTGACCATCGCCGGATACCAGGCCAGTGCGGCCGGGTCGTCGCCCTCGGGCGGCGCGGACCGGTCCGGCAAGGTCGGCGAGGCGACGGGCCCCTGCCTGGCCGACGCCACGACGCTGATCGGCGACCTCGACGGCGACGGCCACCCGGACAAGATCTCGAACCCCGGGCGCACTGGCACCAAGATGACCATCCAGTGGGGCGCCGCGGACGGCTCGTTCGGCGGGAAGCAGGCCGTCAGCGCACTTCTCGGCGCGAAGAAGGGGGAGGTCGCGACCGCCGCGGTCGCCGACTTCCGCAACGACGGCACCCTGGACATGGTCGTCAACATCGTCGAGCCGGCCGACGGGGACGACGCCTCGACCGCCCGCGTCGCGGAATACCGCCCCGGCCCGCTCGCACGGACGGACCTGGGCTCCGCCGACGCCCGGCACTCCGACATCGGCGACCAGGGCGAGGCCCAGCAGCTTCGCATCGCCGACTACGGCGACGACCCCTACCCGGACCTCGCGATCCTCAACAACCCCGGTGACGGGCAGCTGGATCGGGACGTACGCCTGTCGACCGCGGGCAGCGGCCCGGGGGACTACGACTACGCGACGCAGCGGAAGTACGGGGAGTTCGGCAGCACGGCCGAGCCGCCGGCCATGCCCGGCGACGGCTGGAAGCACTTCTACACGTCCTGCGCCTGA
- a CDS encoding ATP-binding cassette domain-containing protein codes for MTSLAIAANGLRKSYGDKVVLDGIDLAVPAGTVFSLLGPNGAGKTTAVKILSTLISADGGELHVAGHDLAADPQAVRAAIGVTGQFSAVDGLITGEENMLLMADLHHLSKREGRRVAAELLERFDLVEAAKKPAASYSGGMKRRLDIAMTLVGSPRIIFLDEPTTGLDPRSRHTMWGIIRALVSDGVTVFLTTQYLDEADELADRIAVLSDGKIAAEGSADELKRLIPGGHVRLRFTDPAAYQSATVALREATRDDEALSLQIPSDGSQRELRSLLDWLDSVGVEADELTVHTPDLDDVFFALTGSTVPAQNDQPKENVR; via the coding sequence ATGACCAGCTTGGCCATCGCGGCGAACGGGCTGCGCAAGTCCTACGGCGACAAGGTCGTGCTCGACGGCATCGACCTGGCGGTGCCGGCCGGTACGGTCTTCTCCCTGCTCGGCCCGAACGGCGCCGGCAAGACCACCGCCGTCAAGATCCTCTCCACCCTGATCAGCGCCGACGGCGGCGAGCTGCACGTCGCCGGCCACGACCTCGCCGCCGACCCGCAGGCGGTGCGGGCCGCGATCGGTGTCACCGGGCAGTTCTCCGCCGTCGACGGGCTGATCACCGGTGAGGAGAACATGCTCCTCATGGCGGACCTGCACCATCTCTCCAAGCGCGAGGGACGGCGGGTGGCCGCCGAGCTGCTGGAGCGGTTCGACCTGGTCGAGGCCGCGAAGAAGCCCGCCGCCAGCTACTCCGGCGGGATGAAGCGCCGCCTGGACATCGCCATGACGCTGGTCGGCAGCCCGCGGATCATCTTCCTCGACGAGCCGACCACCGGTCTGGACCCGCGCAGCCGCCACACCATGTGGGGCATCATCCGCGCGTTGGTCTCCGACGGCGTCACCGTCTTCCTCACCACCCAGTACCTGGACGAGGCCGATGAACTCGCCGACCGCATCGCGGTGCTGAGCGACGGCAAGATCGCCGCCGAGGGCAGCGCCGACGAGCTGAAGCGGCTCATCCCCGGCGGGCACGTACGGCTGCGCTTCACCGACCCGGCCGCCTACCAGTCCGCCACCGTCGCGCTGCGCGAGGCGACGCGGGACGACGAGGCGCTGTCCCTGCAGATCCCCAGCGACGGCAGCCAGCGGGAACTGCGCTCCCTTCTCGACTGGCTGGACTCGGTCGGCGTCGAGGCCGACGAGCTGACCGTGCACACTCCCGACCTCGACGACGTGTTCTTCGCCCTGACCGGCTCCACCGTGCCCGCCCAGAACGACCAGCCCAAGGAGAACGTCCGATGA